Proteins from a genomic interval of Flammeovirgaceae bacterium SG7u.111:
- a CDS encoding DUF4286 family protein codes for MIVYNFTVNIEKPSKEEWLGWMQQYFIPKVMQTGVFVDYKLMRLINEEENNTGTTFALQLRCENLTRLNVFLQDHAERLIQWHYTKFKERHVSFNTILEEL; via the coding sequence ATGATAGTATATAATTTTACCGTCAATATTGAAAAACCGTCGAAAGAAGAATGGCTTGGGTGGATGCAACAATATTTTATCCCGAAAGTGATGCAGACAGGCGTGTTTGTGGACTATAAGTTGATGCGGTTGATAAACGAAGAGGAGAACAATACGGGAACCACTTTTGCCCTCCAATTACGCTGCGAAAACCTTACAAGGCTCAATGTATTCTTGCAAGACCATGCCGAGCGCTTAATCCAATGGCACTACACGAAGTTTAAGGAAAGGCATGTTTCTTTTAATACTATTTTGGAAGAGTTATGA
- a CDS encoding sodium/proton-translocating pyrophosphatase, which produces MLNQKSKEKINTFFSNQYKPVLILFFALTTIYITKSYFNATGTQLIQYGALVGFSQMFLVRLLGNLILLKTKKGQIHKWVGVLFAPRPGYSLGMLFVSILAFTVLFLNAGVTYWNVFLLNYLLFSFLAGSALATLVYEVFGFKIKDLHINYQLDPDRYDAFSGALIATIYLGLSYLQLPETASPLQYQGAILLPLVFALVSLMITYLGAIFFELNINKSEYIKPFVSVISSALLIYAAIKLVPYFLPFNWLNEGVEFTALQVLMAMQVGILVGLVSGKAVKAYSYLAQKYIDFLLNKPFKGLIVNISLRFVINGVLALLPLFFVLSGLMFSYSLAGIYGLTLSFLCMVSNVGVSLIILRNYLNPKRLENISHRQKMKLERVSPNFKKLLMKWFKVSN; this is translated from the coding sequence ATGCTCAATCAAAAATCAAAAGAGAAAATCAATACTTTTTTCTCGAACCAGTACAAACCCGTACTTATATTATTCTTTGCTCTCACGACTATCTACATCACTAAATCTTACTTCAATGCCACCGGTACCCAACTGATACAGTATGGGGCATTAGTAGGTTTTAGTCAGATGTTTTTGGTTAGGTTGCTGGGGAATTTAATTCTCTTAAAAACAAAAAAAGGGCAAATCCATAAGTGGGTGGGAGTTTTATTTGCGCCACGGCCGGGCTATAGCCTTGGGATGCTTTTTGTCTCAATATTAGCCTTCACGGTATTGTTCCTCAATGCTGGAGTAACCTATTGGAACGTATTTTTGCTGAATTATCTCCTGTTTTCATTTTTAGCAGGATCTGCTTTAGCTACATTGGTTTACGAGGTTTTTGGATTTAAAATCAAAGACCTTCATATCAATTATCAGCTTGATCCGGATAGGTATGATGCTTTTAGTGGAGCGTTGATTGCTACTATTTATTTAGGGCTTTCGTACCTCCAATTACCCGAAACCGCATCACCGTTACAGTATCAAGGAGCTATTTTACTTCCCTTGGTTTTTGCCCTTGTAAGCTTAATGATTACTTATTTGGGTGCTATTTTCTTCGAACTGAATATCAACAAAAGCGAATACATAAAGCCTTTTGTAAGTGTGATATCAAGTGCCTTGCTTATTTATGCCGCTATCAAACTTGTTCCTTATTTTTTGCCCTTCAACTGGTTAAACGAAGGAGTGGAATTCACGGCTCTTCAAGTACTGATGGCAATGCAGGTAGGAATATTAGTAGGTTTGGTATCGGGAAAAGCAGTAAAGGCATATTCATATTTAGCTCAAAAGTACATTGATTTTTTGCTGAATAAGCCATTTAAAGGATTGATCGTAAATATCTCTTTGAGGTTTGTGATCAACGGAGTTCTAGCCTTGCTGCCTCTGTTTTTTGTACTTTCAGGCTTGATGTTTTCTTATTCCTTGGCAGGTATCTATGGGTTGACGCTTTCGTTTTTGTGCATGGTATCGAACGTGGGTGTTAGTTTGATTATCTTGAGGAATTATTTGAACCCCAAAAGGCTCGAGAATATTAGCCATCGCCAAAAAATGAAACTTGAAAGAGTTTCTCCAAATTTTAAAAAGCTATTGATGAAATGGTTTAAAGTTTCGAACTAA